In Nitrospirota bacterium, a single window of DNA contains:
- a CDS encoding DUF1573 domain-containing protein → MKKAVAVIFLVLFPALCYAQPSIVFEEEVFDAGTVEAGSAIEHIYVFSNSGDQDLIIDKIIPSUGCTAAVASSGRLTPGEKGQIAAKLDTVGRAGSVSKSIRVFSNDPLRPSVSLLLKAFIRQ, encoded by the coding sequence ATGAAAAAAGCAGTTGCGGTGATATTCCTCGTGCTTTTTCCGGCATTGTGCTATGCTCAGCCTTCAATCGTCTTCGAAGAAGAAGTGTTCGATGCGGGAACAGTCGAGGCCGGGAGTGCAATAGAACATATTTATGTTTTTTCGAACTCCGGGGATCAGGACCTCATTATCGATAAAATAATTCCTTCCTGAGGGTGTACCGCTGCCGTGGCCAGTTCAGGCCGGCTTACCCCTGGGGAAAAGGGACAGATTGCTGCAAAGCTTGACACAGTCGGAAGAGCCGGTTCTGTATCAAAGAGTATCCGGGTTTTTTCGAACGACCCCCTGAGGCCTTCTGTTTCACTGCTGCTCAAAGCGTTCATAAGGCAGTGA
- a CDS encoding protein-L-isoaspartate(D-aspartate) O-methyltransferase: protein MKRYTVSFFLVLVLAVVCCPFLSALTKSDPYLSSRRAMIRNDIGGRGIKDQKVLEAMEKVPRHLFVPEKLRQKAYADHPLPIGEGQTISQPYVVALMTEALQVKKDDRILEIGTGSGYQAAVLAVLAKEVFSIEIRGSLARSATKLLRDIGYLNVKVKHADGYFGWEEYAPYDAIIITAAANHIPPPLIRQLKEGGTLILPLGSTVYYQTLTIARKKKGELVLEQMGPVAFVPMTGEVAKRR, encoded by the coding sequence GTGAAACGTTACACTGTATCTTTTTTTCTTGTCCTTGTGCTCGCCGTTGTGTGCTGTCCGTTTCTCAGTGCATTGACCAAATCCGACCCCTACCTGTCCAGTCGCCGCGCCATGATAAGGAATGACATCGGAGGCAGGGGGATAAAGGATCAAAAGGTTCTTGAAGCCATGGAAAAAGTGCCACGTCACCTTTTCGTACCTGAGAAACTCAGGCAGAAGGCTTATGCGGATCACCCGCTCCCGATCGGTGAGGGGCAGACGATATCACAGCCGTATGTGGTAGCCCTGATGACAGAGGCGCTTCAGGTAAAAAAGGATGACAGGATACTAGAAATAGGCACTGGCTCAGGCTATCAGGCAGCGGTGCTTGCGGTACTGGCAAAAGAGGTATTCAGCATCGAAATACGGGGATCTCTTGCCCGGTCGGCAACAAAACTGCTCAGGGATATCGGCTATCTGAATGTAAAAGTGAAACATGCTGACGGCTATTTCGGATGGGAAGAATATGCGCCCTACGATGCGATTATCATCACTGCTGCAGCAAACCACATACCGCCGCCGCTGATCAGGCAGCTGAAGGAAGGCGGAACGCTTATTCTCCCTCTCGGAAGTACGGTATATTATCAGACTCTGACGATCGCGAGGAAGAAAAAAGGCGAACTTGTATTGGAACAGATGGGCCCAGTTGCGTTTGTCCCAATGACAGGGGAGGTTGCAAAGAGGAGATAA